One Mercurialis annua linkage group LG3, ddMerAnnu1.2, whole genome shotgun sequence DNA window includes the following coding sequences:
- the LOC126672789 gene encoding uncharacterized protein LOC126672789, giving the protein MGIVIRYVNKSGCIIERFLGLVHVTDTSAASLKKGIDSLFSTYGLSISSLRGLGYDGASNMRGEFNGLKSLILKENSQGYYIHCFAHQLQLTLVAVAKKHVSVSSFFNTVARLCNVVGGSCKRMDMLREKQIEKILQGIENDEIQTGRGLNKQRSLKRPSDTRWSSHYGTLMNLIHLFSSIIEVLEYIGENGKDDAQKAEAVDLLDIINRFEFVFVLHLMRKILGITHELSQVLQKKDQDIINAVNLVKVSKLHLQEMRDNGWEILLSTVSKFCSVEDINILSMEDVYAVRGRSRRRSEAMTNLYYYQADLFYSVIDTQLHELNNRFDEVNTDLLLSMACLDPKGRFSSFDKNKLIWLATFYPQDFSPISLIELECQLDTFIIDMRLDENFSEVVGIANLAQKMVATRIDDVFPLVYLLIKLSLTLPVATATVERAFSAMNIIKSPLRNRMGDKLLNDCLVTYIEKDIFAGITNETIMQRFQKMKNRRGML; this is encoded by the coding sequence ATGGGAATTGTTATTCGGTATGTGAATAAAAGTGGATGTATTATTGAACGTTTTCTTGGCCTTGTGCATGTTACTGATACAAGTGCTGCATCACTTAAGAAAGGCATTGATTCTTTGTTTTCCACATATGGCTTGAGCATATCTAGTTTGAGAGGTCTAGGCTATGATGGAGCCAGTAATATGCGAGGAGAATTCAATGGGCTTAAAAGTTTGATATTGAAAGAGAACTCTCAAGGTTATTATATACATTGTTTTGCTCACCAGCTTCAACTTACACTTGTTGCTGTTGCTAAAAAGCATGTAAGTGttagttctttttttaataCTGTTGCACGTTTATGCAATGTTGTTGGTGGTTCTTGTAAGCGTATGGATATGCTTCGAGAGAAGCAAATAGAGAAGATTCTTCAAGGAATTGAAAATGATGAAATCCAGACTGGAAGGGGTCTTAATAAACAACGGTCTTTGAAACGACCGTCAGATACTCGTTGGAGTTCCCATTATGGTACGCTAATGAACCTTATACATCTTTTTTCTTCTATCATTGAGGTTCTTGAATACATTGGAGAGAATGGTAAAGATGATGCACAAAAGGCCGAAGCAGTTGATTTGTTAGACATCATAAATCGTTTTGAATTTGTGTTTGTTCTACACCTTATGAGAAAAATATTAGGGATTACACATGAATTGTCACAAGTTTTGCAGAAAAAGGATCAAGATATCATAAATGCAGTTAATCTTGTTAAGGTTTCGAAGTTGCATTTACAAGAGATGAGAGATAATGGCTGGGAGATTTTGTTATCTACAGTTTCTAAATTTTGCAGTGTGGAAGACATAAATATACTAAGTATGGAAGATGTATATGCAGTTCGTGGTAGGTCACGGCGTAGATCTGAGGCAATGACTAATCTTTATTATTATCAAGCCGATTTATTTTATTCAGTGATTGACACACAATTGCATGAGTTGAACAATCGTTTTGATGAAGTGAATACAGATTTGCTTTTGTCGATGGCATGCTTAGATCCAAAAGGAAGATTTTCTTCGTTTGATAAAAATAAGCTGATATGGCTAGCAACATTCTATCCACAGGACTTTTCTCCAATTTCTCTAATTGAGCTTGAATGTCAGTTGGATACCTTCATTATTGATATGCGCTTGGATGAAAATTTTTCTGAGGTGGTGGGAATTGCTAATCTTGCTCAAAAGATGGTCGCGACAAGAATAGATGATGTCTTTCCGTTGGtgtatttattaataaaattgtctTTGACTTTACCAGTTGCTACTGCTACAGTGGAAAGGGCTTTTTCTGCCATGAATATTATCAAGAGTCCCCTACGCAATCGAATGGGTGATAAGTTATTAAATGATTGTTTGGTAACTTATATTGAGAAAGATATATTTGCAGGAATCACCAATGAGACGATAATGCAACGattccaaaaaatgaaaaataggagAGGAATGTTATGA